The region AGAACATCGCAGGCAGTAAAAAATTATATCGAAAAATTAGGTGGTGAAATGCATATGTGGCGTGTAGGCCGCGCTTATGCTGCACTGAAGCTTAGGGAGATTGATGGTGTTTTTGGTGGTGAATTGGCAGGTCACTACTATTTCCGCGATTTCTTCTATTCCGATAGCGGAATGTTAGCCGCAATTCTCATTATGCGTATATTGAAGCAGAAAAAGGCTGAAGGATATACATTCTCGCAATTAATAGATAAAATAAAGGCTTTTGAGAACTCAGGAGAGATTAATTTTAAGATTGAACAGAAAAAAGAAGCAATGGATGAGGTGAAAGACTTTTTTGTTAATCAATCGGAGCCATCAGCATTTTACGATTTTGACGGCTACCGTGTCGAATATCCTGATTGGTGGTTTAATATAAGGCCTTCGAATACGGAGCCATACTTGCGCCTGCTTTTAGAGGCAAACAGCAAGGAGCTCTTAGAGGAGAAAACGCAAAAAATTAAGGAACTGCTTAAACCTTATGAGAAGTAATTTCAATAACAAGAAAAAAATAAAGCCCGGCATTTTATGGATACCGGGCTTTATTGTATTTATAAGTTTGCTTATTTAATTATATCGAAACCTGTGTAAGGTTGTAAGACCTCAGGTATTTTAATCCCTTCGGGAGTTTGGTTGTTTTCAAGTAATGCAGCCAAAATACGAGGCAGGGCAAGGGCACTTCCATTAAGTGTGTGTGCCGGCTGTGACTTTTTCTCTCCTTCTTCGCGGAAACGTAATTTCATGCGGTTAGCCTGGTATGATTCAAAGTTTGATACCGAACTTACCTCAAGCCATTTTTCCTGGGCTGCTGAATATACTTCAAAATCGTAAGTCAGTGCAGAAGTAAAGCTTAAATCTCCGCCGCATAGCCGCATAATTCGATACTGCATACCAAGTTTATTGACCAACCCTTCTACGTAAGCTACCATTTCGTCTAGCATAGCGTAGCTTCGTTCGGGATGTTCCACACACACAATTTCGACTTTGTCGAATTGGTGTAAACGGTTTAGTCCGCGTACATCTTTTCCATAGCTACCGGCTTCACGGCGGAAGCAGGGTGTGTAAGCTGTATATTTGATGGGAAAGTCTTCAGCTTTAACGATTTCGTCGCGGAAAATATTGGTAACCGGCACCTCAGCTGTTGGAATTAAATATAGATTGTCTTCGGTTACATGGTACATTTGACCTTCTTTATCGGGTAGTTGGCCGGTTCCAAAGCCTGAGTCTTCGTTTACCATAAATGGAGGTAGCACTTCATTAAATCCTGCTTTTTGAGCTTCGTCGAGAAAGAAGTTAATTAGAGCACGTTGCAGGCGCGATCCTTTGCCTTTATAAACGGGAAAACCGGCGCCTGTAATTTTATTACCCATTTTAAAATCGATGATGTCGTATCGTTCAGCGAGATCCCAGTGGGGTAGTGGTTTACCTTCGAGTTTTATGGTTTGGCCGCCTGCTTTAATTTGTTCATTGTCGTCTTCGCTTTTTCCGGCCGGAACAGAAACATGCGGTACATTGGGGACCTCGGTGAGCAATTTACTCAAATGATCCTGTACTTCATTGAGTTTGGCCTCCATTGTTTTAATATCTTCTTTCAGATCGGCAGTTTTGCGTTTCGCTACCTCGGCATCATCACGTTTTCCTTCTTTAAAGAATTGCCCTATTTCTTTGGAAATGGTATTCATTTGGGCTTTACTGTTATCGAGGTTTTTTTGCGTATCTTTCCTGTATTGGTCTATAGAAATAATTTCGTTGATTATTTCTTTACCATCGAAATTTTTAATTTTTAGCGCTTCGATCACGCGTTCCTTGTTTTCATTAATGAACTGCACTGAAAGCATAGATATTAGATTATGGGTTATACAAAACAAAAATCTCCCGCAAATTTACCGTTTATTGGTAATTTACAGGAGATTTTAGTAAAAATCTTTAGAACTTATTCAGCAGGAATAACTGAAACGTATGATCTGTCGTTCCGTTTCTTTCTAAATTCAACTTTACCATCAACCAATGCAAATAATGTGTGGTCTTTTCCCATACCCACATTATTGCCGGGGTTGTGTTTCGTTCCGCGCTGGCGTACTAAAATGTTACCAGCTTTGGCGTGCTGTCCGCCGTAAATTTTTACCCCTAACCGCTTACTTTCGCTCTCGCGGCCGTTCCGGGTACTACCCATTCCTTTTTTGTGTGCCATGGAGAAAAGTTTTTATTGGTTAATACCTTCAATTTGAACTTTCGTAAAGAGCTGACGGTGTCCGTTCAACTTTTGATAACCTTTACGTCGTTTCTTTTTAAATACTTTTACCTTGTCGCCTTTCATATGCTCAAGGATTTTGCCAGAAACTTTTGTGCCTTCTACTACAGGTGTTCCGACTTTAACCTGGCCGTCTTCGTCAACTAATAGTACTTTGTCGAATTCAACCTTGTCACCTTCGTTACCGTCTAGACGGTGCACAAAGATGTTTTGGTCTTTTTCAACCTTGAACTGTTGACCGGCAATCTCTACAATCGCGTACATCATGCTTCGGGTTTGTAGTTAATAATTGTAATTCAGGGCTGCAAAGATAGAGATAATTCTCAGCTTTCCAAAGTTTTATTCAACCCGAATTGTAACTTTTTTATGTTTTTTGCATTCGTTGCAGCCATAGCCACATTGCTGTTTACTATCGCTTCACTGAATCTGGTTTATATTCAATGAGCCCTTCGGGTTGCATTATCCAGGTTTTTCCCATCATATCGTAATCGGAAATGTGCTTTACGTTTTCGATATCGTAAACCACAGGATAAATTTCCCGGTCGAAATATATTTTTTTACCTTCTGGTAAATATAGTGTTATGTCCAAATCATCGACTCTCCCTACATTTTTAAGTTCTGTTTCGTACCATGGATCTAGATATAAGATGCTGTCTTTTAGCGTGTAATTGTATTTTATTGCTGATGCTACTTCCTGAGCATCATACCGACTTCTGCCCCGGGCTGTTTTTGTAATTTCTATCTCAATGTTATCATTTCTGCTTTTCCTTACATCGAAATCTGGCCTGTTGTATAAATAACTTGTGCCGGTTAGCTTGTTTTCAGAAATGTATACTGAACCAAATGACTCCTGCAGGTCGCGATCGAATTTATTGAGGTTTATGTATATGGTTTCACTTTTTATTTCATCAAGCACATGTGTTTCTTCCACATCAGATG is a window of Salinivirga cyanobacteriivorans DNA encoding:
- the serS gene encoding serine--tRNA ligase, with translation MLSVQFINENKERVIEALKIKNFDGKEIINEIISIDQYRKDTQKNLDNSKAQMNTISKEIGQFFKEGKRDDAEVAKRKTADLKEDIKTMEAKLNEVQDHLSKLLTEVPNVPHVSVPAGKSEDDNEQIKAGGQTIKLEGKPLPHWDLAERYDIIDFKMGNKITGAGFPVYKGKGSRLQRALINFFLDEAQKAGFNEVLPPFMVNEDSGFGTGQLPDKEGQMYHVTEDNLYLIPTAEVPVTNIFRDEIVKAEDFPIKYTAYTPCFRREAGSYGKDVRGLNRLHQFDKVEIVCVEHPERSYAMLDEMVAYVEGLVNKLGMQYRIMRLCGGDLSFTSALTYDFEVYSAAQEKWLEVSSVSNFESYQANRMKLRFREEGEKKSQPAHTLNGSALALPRILAALLENNQTPEGIKIPEVLQPYTGFDIIK
- the rpmA gene encoding 50S ribosomal protein L27; translation: MAHKKGMGSTRNGRESESKRLGVKIYGGQHAKAGNILVRQRGTKHNPGNNVGMGKDHTLFALVDGKVEFRKKRNDRSYVSVIPAE
- the rplU gene encoding 50S ribosomal protein L21 encodes the protein MYAIVEIAGQQFKVEKDQNIFVHRLDGNEGDKVEFDKVLLVDEDGQVKVGTPVVEGTKVSGKILEHMKGDKVKVFKKKRRKGYQKLNGHRQLFTKVQIEGINQ